AGCTGCGGCCAAAAATCAAAGCCCCAGCCGGGCGGCGTTCAGACGGAGCCAGTTTTCAGACTGGAGGTAATCCGGGCAGACGGCTTCCACCCATTTCCAAAACCGTGAGGAATGATTCATTTCCTTCATGTGCATCAACTCATGGAGAATGATGTAATCACGCACTTCAGGCGGCGTCTGAATCAAACGCCAATTCAGTGAAATCGAGCCGGAAGCGGAACAGGAACCCCAGCGGCTGCTTTGGTTTCTCACCGTGATTTTGCGGGGCTCCAGGCGGTGGAGGGCCGCCAGTTCAATGGCCCGCGGCGGAAGTTCGCGCCGGGCCAGTTGCCTGAAATGGCTTTCCACCAAGGGCCGGAAATTAGCGGTTTCAGGATGAAAGGTGAAAGTTTCATCGCCGATGCGGGCCGTACAGACACCTTCGGATCTCTCGGTTTCCAATACGCAGATCCTT
The window above is part of the Candidatus Methylacidiphilales bacterium genome. Proteins encoded here:
- a CDS encoding SprT family zinc-dependent metalloprotease, translating into MINQLLFHFHAPEPVPAPEGEILAIGDRQLPVRLHRNPRARRYLIYVRSDRSIRLTIPRRGTRHEGLEFARNHSRWIERQLRKLDATVLAPKHWSAGTEILLRGRICVLETERSEGVCTARIGDETFTFHPETANFRPLVESHFRQLARRELPPRAIELAALHRLEPRKITVRNQSSRWGSCSASGSISLNWRLIQTPPEVRDYIILHELMHMKEMNHSSRFWKWVEAVCPDYLQSENWLRLNAARLGL